The following coding sequences are from one Bufo bufo chromosome 2, aBufBuf1.1, whole genome shotgun sequence window:
- the DDA1 gene encoding DET1- and DDB1-associated protein 1, whose amino-acid sequence MMADFLKGLPVYNESNFSRFHADSVCKASNRRPSVYLPTREYPSDQIIVTEKTNILLRYLHQQWDKKNAAKKRDQDQLEIGETSAPPRKIARTDSQEMNEDT is encoded by the exons ATGatg GCAGACTTTTTAAAAGGCCTACCAGTGTACAATGAGAGCAACTTCAGCAGATTTCATGCAGACTCTGTGTGTAAAGCCTCA AATAGACGGCCGTCAGTTTACCTGCCCACAAGAGAGTATCCTTCTGACCAAA TCATAGTAACAGAGAAAACAAATATACTTTTGCGATATTTACACCAGCAATGGGACAAAAAG AACGCTGCAAAGAAAAGAGACCAAGACCAGTTGGAAATAGGTGAAACATCTGCGCCCCCACGAAAGATTGCCCGGACGGACAGCCAGGAAATGAATGAGGACACATAA